The nucleotide window GTCCACATACCGTGTATTCCGGCTCGAACTGCCATTCAGGTAACGTTAACTGCTGAGCCGCAGGAAGCCTTACGTGGCCATCCAAGCTAGTTTCAAAGCGCCAGTCTATCCCCAACAACTCTATCTCTCCATCGATTGGAGAATAGAAGAAGTCGAAGTTGAATACAGGACCTATTATATAGCGCTCTATCCTAGCCTTAGCCAAGTCTTCCCTCGTTATGACTCCAAGCCTGATTAGCTTTTCCGACTTCTCCTTGAACTCCTTATAACTCGCTGCCGTGAAAAATCCCCTCTCAAGTCTCTTCTTAGCGTGGGGGAGCTTGACTATCACGAGTCCAACGTCATCAATCTCCTCAGGGCTCACTGGCTCTGGATAAGGAAGCTTAGCCTTCTCCAGTAGCCAATAATAGCTTTTCTCCTCACTTCTTTCCTCGGTTCTTAACAGAGATCTTGTCCCGAACATCGGAACTAAAAATTCATTCTCAACTCTATCTATTCCAGTATAAACTACGAAAGACCTGTTCGGAACAAAGATAACGTTTCTCTTTCTCAGCTCCTCCTGGATTTCAATTATCTGGGCAAACTTGTCCAAGACTATAACCTCGTCTATGAACC belongs to Pyrococcus abyssi GE5 and includes:
- a CDS encoding formate--phosphoribosylaminoimidazolecarboxamide ligase family protein; the protein is MITREQVLEVLEKYDKDKITIGVIGSHSALDIADGAKEEGLPTLVVAQRGRHRTYEKYFRMRKTRDGLVKGFIDEVIVLDKFAQIIEIQEELRKRNVIFVPNRSFVVYTGIDRVENEFLVPMFGTRSLLRTEERSEEKSYYWLLEKAKLPYPEPVSPEEIDDVGLVIVKLPHAKKRLERGFFTAASYKEFKEKSEKLIRLGVITREDLAKARIERYIIGPVFNFDFFYSPIDGEIELLGIDWRFETSLDGHVRLPAAQQLTLPEWQFEPEYTVCGHASSTLRESLLEKVFDMAEKYVEATKKYYPPGIIGPFTLQTAVDKDLNFYIYDVAPRTGGGTNIHMAMGHPYGNSLWRKPMSTGRRIALEIKRAIELDELEKIVT